Proteins encoded by one window of Mustela erminea isolate mMusErm1 chromosome 5, mMusErm1.Pri, whole genome shotgun sequence:
- the LOC116589947 gene encoding olfactory receptor 4K1-like encodes MANTNESVVSEFVLLGLSKSWELQLFFFAIFSLVYVTSVLGNIMIIVIISSDSHLNSPMYFLLSNLSFIDICQSNFATPKMLLDFFVEHKTISFEGCMAQIFLLHSFVGSEMMLLVAMAYDRFIAICKPLHYSTIMNRRLCIIFVFISWSVGILHSVSHLAFTVDLPFCGPNEVDSFFCDLPLVIELVCMNTYEMEIMTLTNSGLISLGCFLALIISYTIILITVRRRSSSRSSKALSTLTAHITVVILFFGPCIYFYIWPFSRLSVDKFLSLFYTVCTPLLNPIIYSLRNEDVKSAMRKLRNRHVNSWKN; translated from the coding sequence ATGGCTAACACAAATGAATCAGTGGTATCTGAGTTTGTGCTTCTGGGACTTTCTAAATCTTGGGaacttcagcttttcttttttgccatctTCTCTTTAGTATATGTGACATCAGTTCTGGGCAACATCATGATTATTGTTATAATTTCCTCTGACTCCCATTTGAACTCACCTATGTACTTCCTGCTCAGTAACCTTTCCTTCATTGATATCTGCCAATCTAATTTTGCCACTCCCAAGATGCTTTTGGACTTCTTTGTTGAACACAAGACTATCTCCTTTGAGGGCTGCATGGCCCAGATATTCCTTCTTCATAGTTTTGTTGGGAGTGAGATGATGTTGCTTGTAGCTATGGCATATGACAGATTTATAGCTATCTGTAAGCCCCTACACTATAGCACAATTATGAATCGGAGACTATGtataatttttgtgtttatttcctggTCTGTGGGTATTCTTCATTCTGTGAGTCACTTGGCTTTTACAGTGGATCTGCCATTCTGTGGCCCCAATGAGGTAGACAGCTTCTTTTGTGACCTTCCCCTGGTGATAGAGCTGGTTTGTATGAATACTTATGAAATGGAAATTATGACCCTAACTAACAGTGGCCTGATATCACTAGGTTGTTTTCTGGCTTTAATTATTTCCTACACCATCATTTTGATCACAGTTCGTCGCCGGTCCTCCAGCAGGTCATCCAAGGCACTTTCTACATTAACTGCTCACATTACAGTAGTGATTCTTTTCTTTGGGCCTTGTATTTACTTCTATATATGGCCTTTTAGCAGACTCTCTGTGGATAAGTTCCTTTCTCTGTTCTACACTGTTTGTACACCCCTGCTGAACCCCATCATCTACTCTCTAAGGAATGAAGATGTTAAATCAGCCATGCGAAAACTGAGAAACCGTCATGTGAACTCCTGGAAAAACTAG